GTGAGTAAAAATCGGTTTTCATAAATCCGGGAATATTCCTCGGTGTTATATTCCGGCAACCAGGGAGCTTTTGGATACGGATGCTGATAGTTCAAGTTGCCGTGATCCCCGTGAGTCGGCAGAGCGGGCCGGGGGGGTGGTGCCGGGCGAGGAGGGATTTTATCAACTCTAATAATAGCGAACGGTTCCTCCGACGGCGGCGGTTTGGAACCGCATCCGAATAAAATAGAAATTAAAACGCAAACGATAGCAATACGTCTCATAATACCTCCAGATGTTAAAGGGTGAATTCCCTGCGATTGGAGGTTGTACCAAAATATCGAAAGTGGGATTCATTAAATTTTCGATGCGAAAAATTTAATGGATATTTAAGTCAGGTAAGATGTATAAAGTTGTTTTTCAATATTGTTGGCTTACGATAACCCAAGCCAATTTCGAAATATCCGGTGAATATTACATGGCACAAAGCCTATCACTTATTCAATTGCCGAAACGCCCAGATGCTTAAGAAACCGGCTGCCATAAAACCGACGTACGATATCCAAATCGGAACCATCCAGTCACCGACCTGGAAGGGCCATCCGAGGATCGCTCTCACCAGATGTAGAATAGCGACCAATCCAAAAACGGTCCCCGAAGCGATACAATATTTTTTCCTATCCATACTACTCCCCCTTATATTTGCGGCAGGACGCGCCGCATAAAAACAGGTTTCCGCTTGTCATTCCCGGGAGTTCCCGTGGAGCGGGGACGAGTCGGGAATCCGGGATATTTCAAACTCTGCATGGATTCCAGCGTTCGCTGGAATGGCAATGTGAGGTTAGCTTCTTTCACATAATATGGCCATTCATGACGACAATGAATCACGGGCTAATACGATTCAGCAAAAGCTCCATCTCTTCGGTTTTATCGTCATGTTTCATGCGCAGGAATATCTGCAGGGTCTCATCATCAAGTAAACTGTAAGTCAGGCCGTCGAAGCAGGCGGTAGTACTGTCGATTTTTACCAGGCGAAAAGTGACGTAATCGTCCTTCTCTTCCCAGCCGGACATATCGGGATTAAAATGCTTAAGCTTTAATATCAGGCTCTGCGCTTCTTCGGTGACGATAAAAAATTCATAAAAAGCATCCTGTCCTTCGGTGATAAGCTTGAACGTCCCGGTCATACTGTTGCCCAGAGGCGGGCTCCAGTTTTCCTCGATGACGCCGCCGAGCCCCTCACCCTGCCAGTATCCGGCCAGCCAGGCAATATCCGACAGATTCGCTTCCGGCGATTTCGCGCCTTCCGGCAGTGACATGGTTTTATCCATCTTATCCTCAGAGATTCCCATGTTTGATATTGTCAATAATAAGACAGCGAAAGTTATTATGCGAGCGAACAATTTCATAACGCCTCCCCAGTTTTGCCGAAATTTATCAAGATTTTATAGCTAAGTCAAATTGAGTTATCCACATTATTTTTCATAAAATTCCTTGTAATATGATACTCCTCTATCGGTTACAGTAAATTGGGTTCGTTTTGTCATTTTTAGTTTTTTACAAAATTCATCTCCGTCCAAGCAAAATAAATTAAGATTAAGCTCTCCTATATATACTATGGGATAATTTCGGAAAATACGGCGTTATTAAGGAATAATTGTATATGCTCTTTGCGGGAATCTATCCGAAAAAATGTTTCTCTTATTTTTCGGATGGGCCACCGGTCAGAGATCCTGATAATTCCGCAAGGCGGGATAATACTATTTGGCGGCATCGCAGGGATGCCGCCCTACTTTCTTAACCCATTTATTGTTCAACCTCACAAGGCCCCGGGCCGCCTTTGAAAACATGGTTTATGAGATAAACCGCATCACCGACATTACAATCTCCGTCCCAATTGGCATCACCGGCTTCAATCGGGTTGGGGGCCGGGCCACCCTTGAATACATGGCTGATGATATAAACCGCATCGCCGACATTGACATCACCATCACCATTAGCGTCACCGCAATTAAGGTTGAAATAATGTTTTACTATAAATGCG
Above is a genomic segment from Candidatus Zixiibacteriota bacterium containing:
- a CDS encoding DUF6265 family protein, which translates into the protein MKLFARIITFAVLLLTISNMGISEDKMDKTMSLPEGAKSPEANLSDIAWLAGYWQGEGLGGVIEENWSPPLGNSMTGTFKLITEGQDAFYEFFIVTEEAQSLILKLKHFNPDMSGWEEKDDYVTFRLVKIDSTTACFDGLTYSLLDDETLQIFLRMKHDDKTEEMELLLNRISP